TTGATCTCTTTCACTATACCCGCGATTATCTCCGTCAGCGGGGCGCCGGTCAACTGTTGCAACGAGGCGGCCACGCGTTCTTCCCCGAATTGTTCATGATCGCGATTCATTGCTTCGGTGACGCCATCAGTGTAGAGCATCAGCCCTTCGCCGGGGGCTAAAGAAATTTTGTTGACTTGATAATCCCAATGTTCGAGCAAGCCCAACATCAAACCGTCCTGGCCCGTTAACATTTCGGTGTGGCCCGGCGGGCGTATGATATACGGACGATTATGGCCGCCGTTGCAAAAAGAGACTTCGCCGGTGGCGGTGTTAAGAATGCCGTAAAAAACCGTGACGAACATTTCGTCAACGCTTTCCATAAATAGAATGCGATTCACTTGCTGCAAACACTCGTGCGGGGGCAGACCTTTGAGGGCGGTGGCCTTGAGCACAGTTTTGCTGACGGCCATGAACAGCGCGGCCGGCACGCCCTTGCCGGACACATCGCCGATCACAAAACCGACCTGCTGATCGCCGATCAAAAAGAAATCATAAAAATCGCCGCCGACTTCGCGCGCGGGAATCATCTCGGCGTGCAGTTCGAATTCGGCGCGGCCGGGAAAGGGCGGGAACGTTTTCGGCACGATGTTTTTTTGAATCGCCTTGGCGACGTCCAGCTCGCGCTGCAACGCCACGAGTTGATCGCGCTCCTGCGCCGCTTTTTTCAGCAAACTTGCTTCGTAAATGGTTTTTTTGATGGTGAGGTCAAGATCGTCGAAATCAATCGGCTTGGTCACAAAATCGAATGCGCCGTGGTTCAATGCCGTGCGGATGTTTTTCATGTCGCCATACGCCGACACGATGACGGTTTTGAGCAGCGGATAATTCTCCGTGATTTTGGCGAGCAAGGCCAGGCCGTCCATTTCCGGCATGTTGATATCGGTCATGACGACGTCGATTTCGCCGTCTTCCTGAAGTTTGGCCAGAGCTTCGACGCCGTTACTCGCAAAAACGAAGGCCAGTTCCTTCTCGCGCACTTGCCGGCGGAATTTCTGGCTGATCATGAGCGACAAATCCGGTTCGTCATCTACCACAAGAATCTTGGTTGGCATGAAAGGCGGCCTCAGAGATTGAAAATCTTTTGTTTCAGGTCGTCGAAGTTGATGGGTTTGGTGATAAAGCCGTCAGCGCCGCCGGCCATGGCGGTTTGATAGCTGCGCTGGTCGCCGTAAGCCGTAATCAAAAAAACTTTCAAGCGGCTGAATTCGAGCTTGATGCGTTTCAACAGTTCATAACCGCCCATGCCCGGCATGTTGATGTCGGAGAGAATCATCACAAAATCAGCCGTGAGATGATTGCGCAAAAAATCCAACGCATCTTCGCCCGACAGGGCAAAATGAAACATCACCTGATTCG
This region of Cytophagia bacterium CHB2 genomic DNA includes:
- a CDS encoding response regulator produces the protein MSAKILVVDDEQDVALLFQQKFRKEIKANQVMFHFALSGEDALDFLRNHLTADFVMILSDINMPGMGGYELLKRIKLEFSRLKVFLITAYGDQRSYQTAMAGGADGFITKPINFDDLKQKIFNL
- a CDS encoding response regulator produces the protein MPTKILVVDDEPDLSLMISQKFRRQVREKELAFVFASNGVEALAKLQEDGEIDVVMTDINMPEMDGLALLAKITENYPLLKTVIVSAYGDMKNIRTALNHGAFDFVTKPIDFDDLDLTIKKTIYEASLLKKAAQERDQLVALQRELDVAKAIQKNIVPKTFPPFPGRAEFELHAEMIPAREVGGDFYDFFLIGDQQVGFVIGDVSGKGVPAALFMAVSKTVLKATALKGLPPHECLQQVNRILFMESVDEMFVTVFYGILNTATGEVSFCNGGHNRPYIIRPPGHTEMLTGQDGLMLGLLEHWDYQVNKISLAPGEGLMLYTDGVTEAMNRDHEQFGEERVAASLQQLTGAPLTEIIAGIVKEINAFVGGAPQADDLTILTLRYAGTSV